DNA from Prevotella melaninogenica:
GGCAAAGCGAATCATGCTAAGGTCGTTATAACCATCGCCACAGGCAATAACCTCTTCACGGCTGATACGGAGCGATGAGATAAGACGGTCGAGAGAGCGCGCCTTGTCGATACCGAGTGGTACACATTCAAGGAAGAAATCGGCAGAACGATAGACATCCATCTTCCCTTCCAACTCTTTGGCTAATCTTATCTCCAACTCGTGGAGAGGGGTAGGGTCGCCAACAATCAAACATTTATTGATAGGATAGACCAACTGATTGAGGAAGTCGTCATATTGCATGACGGGCATCTTATTGATAAAAGCCTCGTGTTGTACGTATTCGTCATCTTTATTAGTAGCAGCAATACCCTCACCTTGATAGGTTAGAATTTCCATTCCAGCTTTTTTGGCTCCTTGAAAGAGGATAGGTACAAGCTGTTCGTCCAATTTCTGTTCAAAAAGAACTTCGTTCTTGGTGCAATCGATAATTTTTCCTCCGTTGAAAGCAAGGATATACCCACGATTTCCTTTTAGTTTCAATTCCTCAGCTAAAGGAACGATACCATAAGTAGGGCGGCCAGATGCCAATACGACATGTACCCCAGCAGCTTGTGCTTGCATGAGAGCTTGTTTGGTACGTGGGGTAATCTCCTTCTTATTATTGGTTAGCGTGCCATCCAGATCGAGCACAATCATCTTATACCTCATGTTGTTTATCTTCTTATTTCTTTGTAGTTCCCATTATGGATAACGACTTATAATTATCGAAAACCATTAATCCTTGTGCAAAGGTACGGCTTTTTATGGACTAAAGGTTGTGTTTGCCTTGATATAAAATGATAAGTATGAAAAAGTTTTGATGTGATACAATAAATCGCAAACGTTTACGTGAAGGATTAACTTTCCTTTGGGTCTTTATCGTAGGTCTATTTGCTGGTGGTGCGCTTGCATTAGTTGTTTGGCGTGTTATTGAACCATCAGAGAAGTAATTCAGTTTATCATTGAAATAAGAAATTAGGCTTATTAGGCTATTATGTCTAATAAGTCAATTCGCTTTTATTCTGAAAACATTGCAGTTTATCACGGAATTTAACATTTTGCGCTTATTAAATATGTGTGATGTTTTGGCTATCAGAAAATAAAACCGTACTTTTGCAATTGTAAATAGGTATAGATTTATTAATTTTAAAAGATAAAAGAAATTATGGTAGATTACAAGAAATTAGGTCTCGTGAACACTCGTGAGATGTTCAAGAGAGCAATTGACGGCGGTTACGCTATCCCAGCATTCAACTTCAATAACCTTGAGCAGCTTCAGGCTATCATCAAGGCTTCTTCTGATTTGAAGTCACCAGTTATCCTTCAGGTTTCTAAGGGTGCTCGTAAGTATGCTAACCAGACTCTTCTCCGTTACCTCGCTGAGGGTGCAGTAGAGTATGCAAAGGAGTTGGGTTGCCATCATCCTGAGATTGTTCTTCACCTTGATCACGGTGATAGCTTCGAGACTTGCAAGAGCTGTGTAGACTTTGGCTTCTCTTCTGTAATGATTGATGGTTCTGCTCTTCCTTACGAAGAGAATATCGCTTTGACTAAGAAGGTTGTTGAGTATGCTCATCAGTTTGACGTAACTGTTGAGGCTGAACTCGGTGTTCTCGCTGGTGTTGAGGATGATGTAGTAGCTGAGGTTTCTCACTACACAAAGCCAGAGGAGGTTGTTGACTTCGCTACTCGTACAGGTTGCGACTCTTTGGCTATCTCAATCGGTACTTCTCACGGTGCTTACAAGTTCACTCCAGAGCAGTGTACACGTGATCCAAAGACAGGTCGCCTCATCCCTCCTCCATTGGCTTTCGACGTTCTCGCAGCTATCGAGAAGCAGCTCCCAGGCTTCCCAATCGTTCTCCATGGTTCTTCTTCAGTTCCTCAGGAGTATGTTGATATCATCAACGAACATGGTGGTAAGTTGCCTAACGCTGTTGGTATTCCAGAGGAGCAGCTTCGTCAGGCTGCTAAGAGTGCTGTTTGCAAGATTAACATTGATTCTGACTCTCGTCTTGCATTCACCGCAGGTGTTCGCCAGACATTTGATGAGCATCCAGAGTACTTCGATCCACGCCAGTACTGTGGTAAGGCTCGTGAGTACATGGAGGATCTTTACAAGCACAAGATTACAGACGTTCTTGGTTCTGAGAACAAGCTTGCTAACCTCGACTAATTATTTGTTGAGGTCGGCTTGACTAAATAAAACATTAGCGGCAGCTTCCTTTTGGGAACTGCCGCTTTTCTTTTGTGTTGTTTTCTACGAGGCAGTGCCTCGTAGGCTATGACAGGGGAAACAAGAAGCCCCGCATGGAAAGAACCATGCGGGGCTGTTGCTTATACTTGGATGGCTTTATTACCTATCAACAATAGCTGGAATGGGATGACTCTATCAATCGTCCAAAAGCTTGAAAGCTTTAGGGAGATAGTTGATAATGTCTCCTGCAACAAGGCTTTCCTTACCTAATTCTTTCGCTGCTAAGTCGCCAGCAAGACCATGGAGGTACATTCCAACCATACAAGCGTTCTGTTGGTGATAACCACGAGCAAGGAGGGCTGTGATGATACCAGTGAGAACATCACCACTACCAGCTGTTGCCATGCCACTGTTACCTGTTGAGTTAAAGATAACGTTGCCATTAGGTAGGCAGAGTGCGCTGTTGTGTCCCTTCAATATGATATAAGCTTGTAAGGACTTTGCCAATTCTCTTGCACGATGAAGACGCTCATAGTCAGCATTGGCAGGAGAGCCTGTAAGACGGTCGAGTTCTTTTGCGTGAGGCGTCATAATGATTCCCTTTGGTAGTTGTTGCATCCATGCACGATGGCTTGCAAGAATATTCAAGGCATCAGCATCGGCAACAATAGGACATTGTGCGCGTCTTATCTGGGCTATCATCGCAATGGCAGTAGGCTCCTGTCTGCCTAATCCTGGACCTATTGCAAGTGCGTCGAAATCATCTGTATCAACTGCTTCGGTAAAGGCTGTCTCCTCATGGTCCATTTGTAAGATAGCTTCAGGAACAGATATCTGCATGATATCGTAGTTCTTTTTAGGAGTATGCACCGTAACCTTACCCACACCGCTGCGTAGACAGGCACGAGTTGCAAGGATAGCTGCTCCCGACATGCCGTAGCTACCTGCGATGATAAGTGCATTGCCCATATCACCTTTGTGTGAGAAGTCATCACGATGGAGTAAACGCGAACGAATGTCGTTCTCTTCTAATAGGTAATATTGTGCTTCTGTCTTCTGAATAAACTCCTGATTCAGACGGATATCAAGCACCTTTAGCCTACCAATAAACTGCTGTGCGTCAGCGAAAAGGAAGGATAATTTGCGTTCATGGAGGGTTAATGTGAGGGTAGCGTGAATGATATTCGCACGTACGTTATATGTATTGTCCTCCGCCATCAAACCAGATGGAACGTCAATACTCACAATCTTAGCAGGACTTTGATTGATATATTTCACTAATGAGGCAAAACCACCAGCCAATGGTTTGTTGAGTCCAGAGCCAAACAAACCATCAATCACTAATGTGTCTGCGGTTAATTCAGGTGGGTCAAACTTCGCAGTGATTTCTGTAAAATCCTTTGCATGCTTGCTATCGAGCAAACGTTGGCGGTTTGTTACACAGTCTTCTGATAGATGATTGGTGATATTGAAGAGGTAAGTACTAACTTTGTATCCCTCATTTATCAGCAAACGTGCCACAGCAAGAGCATCGCCACCATTGTTGCCAGGTCCTGCAAAGACAACAATTGGCGTATGTGTCGACCACTCCTCAGTGATAGCACGAGTAATGGCTTTTGCAGCACGTTCCATCAAATCAATAGACTTGATTGGTTCGTGTTCTATAGTGTATCTGTCCAGTTCGTGAATCTGGGCACTTGTAAATATCTTCATAACGATGGCAAATTTACAAAATAAATGCGGATAGTTTGGTATTATTTTCGTAATTTTGCGCTAAATTATAAATAATGAAGAATGAGTCGAGTAACAATTAAGGACAAAACGTTTGAGACTTCTATTCCTGAAGCCGAGATTTTGGAAAGAGTAAAGCAGGTAGCTGATCGTATAAACAAGGATTTTGAAGGTAAGACTCCGCTCTTTCTTGCGGTGCTGAACGGTTCGTTTATGTATGCTTCTGACTTAATGAAGCATATCACTATCCCATGTGAGATATCCTTTGTTAAGTTGGCTTCTTACCAAGGTGTTACTTCAACGGGTACGATTAAGGAGATTATCGGTTTGAACGAAGATATCCGTGGTAGAGAAGTTATCATTGTAGAGGATATTGTTGATACAGGTGCAACTATGAAGCGTATGCTCGAAACGCTTGGTACACGCGAGCCTGCTGGTCTGCATATTACAACCTTACTGTTGAAGCCTGGTAAGCTTACTGTTCCTTTGAACATTGAGTATGCAGCAATGGAGATTCCAAATGACTTCATTGTTGGCTATGGACTTGACTATGACCAGGAGGGTCGTAACTTGAGAGATATTTATACTTTAGTACAAGAATAATGAAGAATATTGTAATTTTTGGTGCGCCAGGTGCTGGTAAAGGTACTCAGAGCGACAAGATGATTGAGAAGTATGGCTTCGGTCATATCTCAACAGGTGACGTACTTCGTAATGAAATTAAGAATGGTACAGAACTTGGTAAGACAGCAAAAGGATACATTGACAATGGTCAGCTCATTCCTGATGAGTTGATGATTGATATTCTTGCAAGCGTATACGATAGCTTTGGCAAGGAGCATAAGGGTGTTATCTTCGATGGTTTCCCACGTACAATCCCACAAGCAGAGGCTTTGAAGAAGATGTTGGCTGAGCGTGGTCACAATGTGGCAGCTATGGTTGAGCTCTTTGTTCCAGAGGATGAGTTGATGAAGCGTCTGCTCCTCCGTGGTCAGCAGAGCGGTCGTTCTGATGACAACGAGGAAACAATCAAGAAGCGCCTCAATGTTTACAACAACCAGACTTCTCCATTAATTGATTGGTATAAGGGTGAGAATATTCACCACCATGTTGAGGGTCTTGGTACTGTAGAAGATATTTTCGCACGTATTGAGTCTGTTATTGATGCTCTGTAGACCTTTGACCTTTGAGGTTTGAACTTTGAACTTTATGATTTGTACCGTATGTTGGAGAGAAAAATCGTAGAGAATGATATCTATATCTTATCAAAAAGTTTTGCACTAAGGGTTGTACGGTTATATAAATACCTGACAGATGAGCATAAGGAGTATGTCCTGTCAAAGCAACTTCTGCGTTCTGGGACGAGTATTGGGGCTAATGTTCATGAAGGAAAGAACGAACAAAGTCGTGCAGACTTCTGTAGTAAGATGAATATCGCTTTGAAAGAAGCAACAGAGTCAAACTATTGGATTGATTTATTAAGGGAAGCAGAATATATTAGTGAGAGTGAGTATAAATCTTTATCAGACGATTGTCATAAGATTCAAGCGGTCTTGACAAAAATAGTTAAGGCAACTCGTTCTTCTCTTAATCAATAATATTTCAAGTTACAGTACAAATCATAAAGGTCAAAGTTCAAAATTCAAAGTTTAAAGATGGAAAGTAATTTTGTTGATTATGTAAAGATATACTGCCGCTCTGGTAAGGGTGGTAGAGGTTCCATGCACCTTCGTCATGTGAAGTATAACCCTAATGGCGGACCAGATGGTGGCGATGGTGGTAAGGGTGGAAGTGTTTACTTGCGTGGTAACCACAATTATTGGACGCTGTTGCACTTGAAGTTTCAGCGTCATATCTATGCTGAGCATGGAGGTAATGGCGGTCGTGATAAGTGTCATGGTACAGATGGTAAGGATATTTATATTGATGTTCCTTGTGGTACTGTTGCCTATGATGCCGAAACTGGCAAGTATGTTTGTGATGTCATGCATGACGGACAGACGGTGTTACTGCTGAAAGGTGGACGTGGTGGATTGGGCAATTTCCAGTTCCGTACAGCTACGAATCAGGCTCCACGCTATGCACAACCAGGTGAACCAATGCAGGAGATGACTGTTATTCTTGAGTTGAAGCTGTTAGCTGATGTCGGTTTGGTGGGCTTCCCAAATGCAGGTAAGTCTACTTTGCTGTCTTCTCTCTCAAGTGCAAAGCCAAAGATAGCCAACTATCCTTTCACAACGATGGAACCATCGTTAGGTATTGTCAGCTATCGTGATAACCAAAGTTTCGTTATGGCTGATATTCCAGGTATCATCGAAGGAGCCAGTGAAGGTAAGGGACTCGGCTTGCGTTTCCTCCGTCATATCGAACGAAACTCCCTTCTGCTCTTTATGGTACCAGGAGACACCGACGATATCAAGCGTGAATACGAGGTGTTACTAAATGAGTTACAGCAGTTTAATCCAGAGATGCTCGACAAACATCGTGTCTTAGCGGTAACGAAGAGCGACCTTCTTGATGATGAGCTCATTGAGATGCTGCGTGAAACGTTGCCAACAGACCTTCCTGTTGTTTTCATATCAGCTGTTACAGGACAGGGAATTGATGATTTAAAGGATATTCTTTGGAAAGAACTTAATGCAGAAAGTAATAAGCTGCAAAGTATTCTTTCAGAAGATACACTTGTTCATCGTGACAAGGATATGTCGCGTTTTGCTGCCGAGTTAGCGGCTGAGGACGCTGATATTGATGATGTTGAAGAGGTGGGTATAGACGAATTGGATGAGGTAGAAGACCTTGAAGATTTTGAATATACGAATGATTAAGCCTGTTCTACATTACTTTAATCTTGCCGACGAGGTAGTCAGCTTTAGCACTACCCGTCATGGCGGAGTTAGCAAGGGAAAGCTTGCTACACTCAACATCAACCCTCATCGGGGTGATGAACCGTCTGCTGTAGACGAGAATCTGCAGGCTGTAGCAGCTGAGATTGGTGTTCAGGCGGATAAGGTTATTCGTCTACATCAGATACACGAGACACATTGTCTGACCGTGACGGATGCGTTTTTTCGTCTTTCAGTCGCTGAACAGTACGAGATGGAAGAAGGGAAAGATGCTGTCGTTACCGATTGTCGTAACGTCTGCATCGGTGTTCATACTGCTGATTGTGTTCCTGTTCTTTTTTATGACCCTGTTCATCATGTCATTGGTGCAGCCCATGCTGGTTGGCGTGGTACGGTGCAGCGTATCGCACAGCACACACTTCGCAAGATGACAGAACTATATGGTACCGACCCAAAAGAACTCAAGGCGGTTGTTGGTCCTTGTATTTCGCTGAAGAACTTTGAGGTAGGTCAGGAGGTTTATGATGCTTTTTCGGCTGCAGGTTTTCCTATGGAACGCATTGCACGTATGTATGAGAAATGGCATATCAACCTTCCGCTCTGCAATCAACTTCAATTAGAAGAACTTGGTGTGCCAGCAGCTAATATTCTTCAGTCTGGTATTTGCACCTATGATAATGCTTCCGACTTCTTCTCAGCACGTATTCTTAAAGAAGGATTCGGTACTATTTACACAGGTATTGCCTTGAAATAGATACCCATTCCATGGTTATTACGGAATTATTTTCACGTAAATAAATATTTCTTGTCGTGAAAATAAATATTTCCTTTCATGAAAATAAATCTTTTTTTTCATGAATATAATTCGAACAAGTCGTTCTTTACAATGATTTTATACCTTCTATTTGGAAGGTAATAAGATGAAGAAAAGAGATTGAAAAGCATGTTTTTATCAATAATTTAGTATCTTTGTTGTCTTCGAAGGCGTTTATTCCATGCAAAGATATTTACTGTGTAGTATGAAGAAAATCCTGTTTTTCCTTTCAATATGTATGCTGTTGGTGGCTTGTACAGACAAGCGACAGGAGCAGATAGCGAAGGTTCTCTTTCTGTTGAATAGAACTGGAACATCCTATGAAATGCAAAATACTAATGGTAGACAGTATTATCTGAATGTAGATAGTCTGTTGGATTGTATTGATACGACTTATATTAAAACATGCAAAGGACCAAGAGCTTTTCCTGTGGTGCAGTCTTTATTAGATTCATTATGTACTACGAAAGAACTTTGCGAACTTACTAACAGGAGTTATTCTGTGGGTGTTCGACTTGCAGCTACAGATGCTTTGATACGTCGAAAGTATGCACACTTAGAGGAAAGATTACTCTCGAATTATACAGATACGACGAAGATTTATGTGCGGTCAGATGATGTTATAGAAGAGGAATATGCTGGTAGTGTGTTCTTACGTAATGTTCAGTCATGCAGAGATAAGACGGTCATTAGTAAGGAAGATTCATTGCGTAATGACTCTTTAGCGCTCTATACACCCGGATTGTCCAAATATCAATATACAAAGAAACTTTTATTGAGACTCCCACCAAAGGAAAGCTATTACTCAAGGATAAAGGAGATCGTTCTTAAAGAACGAACCTATCAGGCATTGAAGACTTTAGCTTCCTATCGTAGAGAAGAGGATAAATTTATCTTATTGGATGCTTTGTCACATTATGATAATGAGAATGAAGATGTTGATAGGGAAGATGATGAAACCAATAATGCTTTGTTGGCTGTTACGGTTTGGGCTTGTCAAGATTTCGTTCCTTTGTTGATGCGCATCCGAGACTATGAAATAAAGCAACAT
Protein-coding regions in this window:
- a CDS encoding adenylate kinase; protein product: MKNIVIFGAPGAGKGTQSDKMIEKYGFGHISTGDVLRNEIKNGTELGKTAKGYIDNGQLIPDELMIDILASVYDSFGKEHKGVIFDGFPRTIPQAEALKKMLAERGHNVAAMVELFVPEDELMKRLLLRGQQSGRSDDNEETIKKRLNVYNNQTSPLIDWYKGENIHHHVEGLGTVEDIFARIESVIDAL
- the hpt gene encoding hypoxanthine phosphoribosyltransferase; this translates as MSRVTIKDKTFETSIPEAEILERVKQVADRINKDFEGKTPLFLAVLNGSFMYASDLMKHITIPCEISFVKLASYQGVTSTGTIKEIIGLNEDIRGREVIIVEDIVDTGATMKRMLETLGTREPAGLHITTLLLKPGKLTVPLNIEYAAMEIPNDFIVGYGLDYDQEGRNLRDIYTLVQE
- a CDS encoding four helix bundle protein; its protein translation is MLERKIVENDIYILSKSFALRVVRLYKYLTDEHKEYVLSKQLLRSGTSIGANVHEGKNEQSRADFCSKMNIALKEATESNYWIDLLREAEYISESEYKSLSDDCHKIQAVLTKIVKATRSSLNQ
- a CDS encoding Cof-type HAD-IIB family hydrolase; amino-acid sequence: MRYKMIVLDLDGTLTNNKKEITPRTKQALMQAQAAGVHVVLASGRPTYGIVPLAEELKLKGNRGYILAFNGGKIIDCTKNEVLFEQKLDEQLVPILFQGAKKAGMEILTYQGEGIAATNKDDEYVQHEAFINKMPVMQYDDFLNQLVYPINKCLIVGDPTPLHELEIRLAKELEGKMDVYRSADFFLECVPLGIDKARSLDRLISSLRISREEVIACGDGYNDLSMIRFAGLGIAMANAAKDIQSEADFVTLSNEEDGVAHVIERFILSPENMN
- the pgeF gene encoding peptidoglycan editing factor PgeF, coding for MIKPVLHYFNLADEVVSFSTTRHGGVSKGKLATLNINPHRGDEPSAVDENLQAVAAEIGVQADKVIRLHQIHETHCLTVTDAFFRLSVAEQYEMEEGKDAVVTDCRNVCIGVHTADCVPVLFYDPVHHVIGAAHAGWRGTVQRIAQHTLRKMTELYGTDPKELKAVVGPCISLKNFEVGQEVYDAFSAAGFPMERIARMYEKWHINLPLCNQLQLEELGVPAANILQSGICTYDNASDFFSARILKEGFGTIYTGIALK
- a CDS encoding class II fructose-bisphosphate aldolase, with amino-acid sequence MVDYKKLGLVNTREMFKRAIDGGYAIPAFNFNNLEQLQAIIKASSDLKSPVILQVSKGARKYANQTLLRYLAEGAVEYAKELGCHHPEIVLHLDHGDSFETCKSCVDFGFSSVMIDGSALPYEENIALTKKVVEYAHQFDVTVEAELGVLAGVEDDVVAEVSHYTKPEEVVDFATRTGCDSLAISIGTSHGAYKFTPEQCTRDPKTGRLIPPPLAFDVLAAIEKQLPGFPIVLHGSSSVPQEYVDIINEHGGKLPNAVGIPEEQLRQAAKSAVCKINIDSDSRLAFTAGVRQTFDEHPEYFDPRQYCGKAREYMEDLYKHKITDVLGSENKLANLD
- the obgE gene encoding GTPase ObgE, whose product is MESNFVDYVKIYCRSGKGGRGSMHLRHVKYNPNGGPDGGDGGKGGSVYLRGNHNYWTLLHLKFQRHIYAEHGGNGGRDKCHGTDGKDIYIDVPCGTVAYDAETGKYVCDVMHDGQTVLLLKGGRGGLGNFQFRTATNQAPRYAQPGEPMQEMTVILELKLLADVGLVGFPNAGKSTLLSSLSSAKPKIANYPFTTMEPSLGIVSYRDNQSFVMADIPGIIEGASEGKGLGLRFLRHIERNSLLLFMVPGDTDDIKREYEVLLNELQQFNPEMLDKHRVLAVTKSDLLDDELIEMLRETLPTDLPVVFISAVTGQGIDDLKDILWKELNAESNKLQSILSEDTLVHRDKDMSRFAAELAAEDADIDDVEEVGIDELDEVEDLEDFEYTND
- a CDS encoding bifunctional ADP-dependent NAD(P)H-hydrate dehydratase/NAD(P)H-hydrate epimerase; the protein is MKIFTSAQIHELDRYTIEHEPIKSIDLMERAAKAITRAITEEWSTHTPIVVFAGPGNNGGDALAVARLLINEGYKVSTYLFNITNHLSEDCVTNRQRLLDSKHAKDFTEITAKFDPPELTADTLVIDGLFGSGLNKPLAGGFASLVKYINQSPAKIVSIDVPSGLMAEDNTYNVRANIIHATLTLTLHERKLSFLFADAQQFIGRLKVLDIRLNQEFIQKTEAQYYLLEENDIRSRLLHRDDFSHKGDMGNALIIAGSYGMSGAAILATRACLRSGVGKVTVHTPKKNYDIMQISVPEAILQMDHEETAFTEAVDTDDFDALAIGPGLGRQEPTAIAMIAQIRRAQCPIVADADALNILASHRAWMQQLPKGIIMTPHAKELDRLTGSPANADYERLHRARELAKSLQAYIILKGHNSALCLPNGNVIFNSTGNSGMATAGSGDVLTGIITALLARGYHQQNACMVGMYLHGLAGDLAAKELGKESLVAGDIINYLPKAFKLLDD